CCAAATTGAGGTACTGCGTAGCCCAGAACTATTAGCCCCAATAGTATTGCAGTTACAGAAGCAATACCCCGACCTTAGCTATGCTTCTTTGGTGCAAAACCTTACCATTAGTCAGCTCAGCAACACAAAAATTCTGTTGGTTAGCTATCGCGACTCTGACCCTAAAAAAGTGCAAACCGTTTTAGAAAACTTGTCAACACTATACCTGAATTACGGGGTGCAGCAGCGGCAAGTCAGCTTACAGCAAGGAACCCAGTTTGTTGATGAACAACTACCTAAGCTGCGTGAACGGGTAAGCACCCTGCAAAAACAGCTAGAAGATTTTCGCCAAAGATACAGCCTGATTGATCCAGAATTGCGAGGGAATGAACTGTCAGAGCTGATCAGTGATGTTGAGAAACAACAACAAGAAGCTCGCACGCAGTTGGTAGAAGCTCAATCACTTTACACTACCTTATACAACCAAGTCGGATACCGTCCCGCAGAGGCGATCGCAGCTTCTTCTCTGAGTGAATCTCCCCGCTATCAACAACTCCTCAACCAAATTCAAGAAGTAGAAGCTCAAACAGCGGTCGAATTGGCTCGTTTTCAGCCAACTAGCCCAAATATTCAAATCTTAGAGGACAAAAAACAGCAGTTAGAAGCACTGCTAGATGAAGAGTCCCAGAAGGTTTTGGGTAACCAGTCGCGACCGAGTGGTGCCGATGGCAACTTAACCTCTATCTCCCTAGATCTTAGTAAGCAGTTGGTCAATACCGCCAATCAAGTGCAAGTACTGCAAATGCGCAACCTAGCCCTGGCAGAAGTAGAGCGCAATCTCAAGCAAAACTTTGAGCTAGTACCAGCACTAGCCAGACAATATACTGACTTGCAGCGAGAGTTAAAGGTCGCCACTGAAAGTCTCAACCGCTTCTTGGGCACGAAAGAAACACTGCAAATTGAAGCCGCCCAGAAAGCAATTCCTTGGCAAGTGATTTCTGCCCCGCAAGAACCCCAACAACCGATTTCACCGAATACGCCTCGCAACTTGGCTTTAGGTGTTGTGGCTGGCTTGCTCTTGGGAACTGGGGCTGCGCTCCTGAGCGAGAAGCTGGATAACGTTTTCCACTCGCCTACAGATTTAAAGGACTTGACTCGTCTCCCCCTCCTAGGCGTGGTTCCTTTTCAAAAACGCTTGCCAGAGCCTAACTATGGTGATGTAACCCCTCGGTTTACGCTTCCAGAACACCAAAATTTAACGCTTGAGCCTGGACAACTCCAATTAGATGAAAACTTAAGCGCTTTCCCGGCAGCGAGTCCTAGCCATTACACTGCTTCTCCTTTCCTAGAGTCATTCCGATCGCTTTATACCAATGTTCGTTTATTGGGTTCAGATACACCTGTTCGCTCTTTAGTCATTGGGTCAGCGGTACCTGCAGAAGGGAAATCAACGATCTCACTACAACTGGCAAAAGCAGCAGCAGCAATGGGTCAGCGAGTCTTATTGGTTGATGCTGATATGCGCCGTCCTCAGGTTCATACTTACTTGGGTCTAGCCAACATGCGCGGGCTGAGCCACCTGATTGCTACCAATGTAACTGCCGAAGAGGTGATTCAGCGATCGCCTACCGATGAAAATCTCTTTATCATCACCGCAGGGCAAATTCCTCCCGATCCCACCAAGCTACTCTCTTCCAAAAAGATGCAAAACTTGATGGCAGAGCTACAGGAAAGCTTCGACCTAGTGATCTATGATACGCCTCCCGTCTTGGGTCTAGCCGATAGTAGTATTCTGGCAACTTATACTGATGGCATCATCATGGTGGTTGGTCTTGGCAAAACCGATCGCTCAACTTTAGCAATGGCTTTGGATGGGCTAAAAATTGCTTCTACCCCTGTCCTGGGTATTGTGGCGAATGGGATTAAGGGCTATACCACTCAGTCCTATGATTATTACAATCGCTACTACACCCAAAAACGCGACTCTGCGCCCCTGGAAGTTCTATGAGACCCAGTTAAAAGTTGGCAAATCACCCGGTATAAGGCATCGGGGTATAGCATTGACCTTAGTACTGACTGCTATACCCCAAGCATTTCAAGTTATTCCATCTCATCATCCCTAGTTATCCCTAGGTTAGGAAGAAGCAAGCAATATTTTTTATCTTTTTCTCTTTCCGGTTTTATCCTTTTCGAGAGAAGCCTAGTCTGCTCAACCAAGGACGACTTAACCGAAAGTAGGGGGATGAAGATGAATCAGTCTCAACGGATATGGGACTCGGAGCTTTAGTTTGGGCTTTGATCACAGTGGAGTACTGGTTAGCAATGATCTCTGGGGTAAAGTGATTCATGAGATAACGCCGTCCCGCCGCACCCAACTGCACGCCTAACTCAGTGTTTTGAGCTAGATCGCGAATAAAGTGAGCCAAACCCTGACCATCTCCATTCACAAAAGCTCGACCACAGTCAGCTGCTGCTAGAATTTGACGCAGATAGGAATGGGGTTCGCAAATAATAGCAACAGGGCGTCCAGCGGCAAGCGTACCATACAGCTTACTAGGAGCAACTAAGCCTTCCATGCCGGGACTAATGCTCACCAGGGATAAATCGCAAGCAGTCAAGGAGTAGGGCAAAGTTTGTTTGTCTTGGTAAGGCAGAAACAAACAATTACTTAGACCTGAACTTTTGGCTTGCTCGACACACGCTTGATATTGCGCGCCACTTCCAATAAATACAAACTGAATTGCTTCATTTTGTAGGTAGTTTGCTGCTTTTAAGATAGTTTCCATATCATGGCAACGACCTACATTGCCAGAATAAAGCACCGTGAATTTTTCAGTTAAATGATGCTGAGTTGCAAACCAATTATCTTGTTTGGCGATCGGAACAATGGTATTAGGATCAGCCCAACTATGAATTACCGAAATTTTATCCGCTAAGGCTGGATATCGGTTGACAATTCGCTGCTTCATTGTCGGACTCAATACAATAATTTGCTGCGATCGCCCCCAAACAGCCCGATTAATAGCATGCCAAAGTTGCGCTACCCAGTGTTTTTGCGAGACAACATTGAGTTGAATAGCGACATCAGGATACAGATCATAAACCAAACAGATATAAGGCAGCTTAAAGCATAAGTTAGCTAGCAAACCTAAAATTGGCAAATACGGAGGTGCTGTTGTAACTAAAAGAACGTTGCCTCGTTGGGAATGCTTGAGGAGATGAACGCCAGAACGCAGACAAAACAACAAACCACTAATGACTTTGCCCCGGATGCGCTGAGGCCAAATTTGTGTGGTGCGCGATCGCCGGATGGATACTTTTTCTAAGCTTTCAGCCGCTGGAGCTGATTTATGCTGAAATGCGTAGCCTGGTTGACCTGTAAAGATTTGAACTTCAATTTCTTGCTGACCTAACTGAAAAGCCAGTTCCTCAATAAGTTGCCCAGTAGCAGCATAATCAGGTGGATAGAACTGCGTAATAATTGATAGATGGAGCGCTCGATCGGAGTCTGGATTGCTACAGTTCTTCATATCTGGCTGCTAGTAGAGAGCTGACATAATAATTGCTTGCTCAACAAAATCTTCCTTCTAACTCTATCCATCAATCAGTAAGAGCCTAAAGTCACCTCGTTTTAATAGAATAGATATTACAGTTATTGAAATATGACATTAACCATTTATCTTTAACATCTAGCCGAATGTCAAGGGGTATTTAATAGGACGAAAAAGTTGAGATTCTTTATATATTTTTTAGCTTTTCTCTCATGTGGGACGACTTTCAACACCTGATTCTCTCTACTCGTTATACCAATGCTCTAATATTTGGAATCAAATAATAGCCTTTATTAACTATGAACCCATACCGTATTACTGGAGGAAATCGAGTCATCAGAAAATTTAGAAGTTTTTTTAGAACAGTCCGATAAAAATTTGCATTTGTTCATAATCTAGAGAATAAAGTTGAGGCGCTACCAAATCTTAGGTAATTCCTGGGTCTTCAGGGACAGAGTACACTAGCAGAGCGATGCTTGCTACCAAATCTATGTTCAAAGTTGTTACCCGCGATTTCTCTGAGGAGTTTGGGCGCTGGACAGATGCCCTCAACACCGCCAAATCTCTACAATCTCAGTGCAAAAGCTTACTCCAAGACATCCGAATCTTTGAAGGAGACGATCTGGTATGGATTTATAGTCGTTCCCATACCTATCCGCAGTTTGTTGGGCCTGGAACCTATAAACGCCTAGCTATCCGGTTTTTGCAAGAAGCGATCGACAATGGAGAAGCATGGGCCATAGGAGAGGCATCAGAGAGTTATGGTGAGTAGACTCCGTTTCTCTCGCTTATCCCTGCCTGATCATTTCTGGCTGATAATTTCTAGCTCATAATTTCTGGATTACAGAAGAAAAATCTCATGAAACAACTGCTGGCTCTCCTTTTAGCGATCGCTTTGATCCTCACTGCGGCTCCTAGCTCAGCTTCCGCTACAGATATTAGTCAAGGAGCAGAAATTTTTCAGGTTCATTGCGCTGGCTGTCATATCAACGGCGGCAACATTATCCGGCGGGGGAAGACGCTGAAGCAGAAAGCGCTGAAAAAATACGGGGTCGATTCTTTGGCAGCGATCGCCACCCTTGTTACCAACGGTAAAAACAACATGCCTGCTTTCCAGGAACGCTTGAGCGAAGTGCAGATTCAAGCGGTATCAGCTTATGTCTTAGAAGCAGCGGCGAAAGACTGGCGTTAAGCGATCGCAAGACAAATTATTCCTGAAAAGAGAAAATTTACCTAAAAGTTTGAGGAAAGAAAATTTTGGGTTGGGTACTTCAGTACTTTTGCACTGATTTTTATCAAAGATCCCAGATTCTACTGAACTAAATTATCAAGGAAGTGTGAGAGAACTATGAAGTAATCATGAAGTAAGCGAGCAGTAAGGGGTTGTATGAAGATTGACTTCAAAAAGCAAAACATCAAAGTCACTGCCACAGCACCTGGCTCTTGGCATTTTCAAGTGAGTACAGCGAGCCAAGAACAATTTGCCATTGAAGTTAGCGCTGCCTCCACGGGCTTTTGGCAATCGGAAATCCGCGACAGCCAGCAGCGTTTACTAGGATGCACCTGCGATCGCGCTCCTGAAAATGTGTTTGCTAAAGCGGTTGCTCTACTCCAAGCCTTTCTTGCCGAACCTGGTTTAACTGCTAATGCAGTTGTTTAGGCTGACATTTAGTGTCGATATTTAGTGAAGATAGGTTTAGGACAGTAAGTTTAGGCAGCTCCGACTGGTTAGATTTCAGCCTCAACGACATAGACTTTCAATTTGCTTCAGCTATTAGATTTGATTCCTAGTTCGCTGCATCTATTGCTAGGAAGAAGGTTCTAGATTCGAGATTCCGCCGAGATAGTTGAGATAGTGGAACAAATGAGGAACAGGATACGACTGATAGGCAGTTCCTCCAATTTATTCAGGGATGCGATCGCGCCACAATCATTGTTCAATAGCTAGGGAACTATTCTCTTCTGTTGAAACCTTGATGTTTTTCATCGCTCCTACTCACACATCTCCTTAATCTCGACATGCAAACAGTTGCCAAGTTTCCCTGGTTTGTGTCCGGTCTTGTTGGTTCACTTTTACTTTCAGCTCCTGCCCAAGCTGATGTCTTGCAATCCTGGCGGTTTGATGCTCGCCAGAATCAGTTAGAACTTGCCACCGATGAAGGTGTGCAGCCCACAGCCCAACTCATTGCCAATCCCACGCGCATCGTGATTGACCTGCCTGGAATTCGGCTAGGACGGCCTAAAAGCAGTCAAATGATTGGAGGTACGGTTCAAGCGGTACGAACGGGTCAGTTTAATGCTCAGACCGCGCGGCTAGTGGTGGAGTTAGCACCGGGATACACTGTAGACCCGCAGCAAGTTCAGGTTAGAGGTAGTTCCTCAACGCGATGGACGGTGAAGTTGCCCACGCCTCAGGCTACGACCGCGATCGCTACTCCAATTAGTCATGTACCGCAGGCGATCGCCACGATCGCTCCACCCCCTGAGACTTTTGGTGGTTTGATTCCAGCAGGGAGACCTTTAACCTGGTTACAACAACGAGTAGCCTCGCTCCGAACTTCCAAATATTCGTCCCTGCGGTCTGGAATTTCCTTTCTGGATATGGAGACAGGCAATTACTTAGATTTAAACGGAGACAAAGTTTACGCCACCGCTAGCATCATTAAGTTACCCATCCTGATCGCCTTTTTTCAAGATGTAGATGCTGGCAAAATCAAGCTCAATGAAACTTTGACAATGACGCGGGATATGGTTGTCGGTGGCTCAGGAGAGATGCAAGATCTCCCCGTGGGCAGCAAATTTACGGCGTTAGAAACTGCCACAAAGATGATTACTATCAGCGACAACACCGCTACCAACATGATCATCAAACGGATGGGCGGTATCCAAGTTATCAACCAACGTTTCCGCAGTTGGGGATTGGAGAAAACTGTGATTCGTAATTGGCTCCCAGACTTGCGCGGCACCAACACCACAACTGCCAGGGAGTTAACGCGCCTATTGGCAATGCTAGATCAGCAGAAACTACTTTCTCCTAAGAGTCAAACCCAAGCGATCGGTATTTTGCAAAGGGTCAAAAACCGTAAGCTTTTACCCGTTGGCTTAGGTCGAGGAGCCACGATCGCACATAAAACTGGAGATATTGGTTTCCTATTAGGAGACGCTGGGATTGTAGTTATGCCTAATGGCAAGCACTACATGGCCGCAGTTTTAGTTGAAAGTGCCTACGATGACCCAGCCGCTAGAGACTTCATCCAAGATGTTTCTCGCATTGTCTACACCTACCTGGATCAGGCAACCCGTACTGCTTCCGTCAACCAACCCAACCCATAACCCTGTGGGCTAATGCTTTCTAGAAGACTTGATCCTCTGAGTTGCAAAATAAGCTAAAACAGCACCTACTGAACCGATCGCGAGAAAGGTAAGTTGATCCTGAGAATTCCGAAATGTTTCTGAAGCCACTTGATGTCCAATAATTGTGATTCCAGCTAAAAAGAGCAGCCTAACTAGATCCACATACCAACGGCTACGGCGATCGCGGCGTTTGAGGTCTTGCCAAAAATCAATGGTGTCTGTAATCAGAAAAGAACCAACCCCTGCAAAAACAACCAATCCAGCTAAATATTGATATTGCATAGATTTTGCCTCTGGGTGTCTTTGCTAGTATCAGGCGCGATCGCCAGGAATTCCCCCACTTGCTGAGCAAACAAGCTGGGGTTTTCCCAATGAATATTATGACCACAGTCTCCTAAGATTCTTAACTTAGCCTGAGGGCAAAGACCTGCCATTTCGGTATTAACAGCCCTAAATTTTGCATCTTGTTCACCGACGAGCAAGAGCAGAGGTAGTTGATTCTCTGGTAATCGTTGCCATAGGGCGGGTTGGTGGCCTGTACCCATATAGCGGAGAGATTGAGCCAGTGCTTTAGGGTGATTGTTTAAGCGATGTTTTACGATCTGCTCAAAATCTGGGTGCTGCTGGAGAGATGCAAAAAGAGGTTGGCTATACCATCGCCTCAGGAAATTGGAGAAATCTTCTGTTTCTAGTTGATCAGCGAGTTGGGTATCGTGCTTACGGCGTTGCGATCGCTCAGCAGCAGTCTGGAGCCCAGGTGAAGTTGACTCTAGCACTACCCGATGAAAAAATTGGGGGAAATGTAGGGCTAAATATAAAGCCAGTCGCCCGCCCATCGAGTAGCCAACTAAAGAACAGGTAGAAATTGTTAACTGCTCCAAAAGCTGGATGAGTCCTTGGGCGGTCTGCGACATGGTGTAGAATTTATCTCCACCTCTAACTTCCGTTTTGCCGTGTCCTGGTAAGTCTACCGTTAAGCAGCAAAACTGATCGGCTAGCAAGGAGATGACAGGGTCAAAATCATGACAGTCACCCAGAAAGCCATGCAAAAACAGAATCAAAGGTTGATCCAAATTGCCTTGGAAAGAGTAATGCCATTGATAAGGCTCGTGATCAGGATTGAGTATGGTGGCTTCGGCCATGATTCGCCGCTCAGCGATCGCGTTTTCTCGGCATTATAATGGCTTTTCAATTCAAGCAGGACTGCTATTGCCAGCTAAAATCCGCTCTTGAATTTGAATTTGCGACCCTACGGCTGGTTTTCCAAATGCTTCCCAAGCACTATGTCCGCGCAAAAACAATTCCATCCATTGCGTTTCCTCACCCTGAGGATTTGTCCAACCGCTACTGCCTGCTGCAAAGGCAATTTGACCTGGTTCGACTGCAAAGCTTCCATCACTAGCGATCGCAGCTTGCTCGGCGTCACCAATTTGCACAGAAATCTCGGAACCAACCTGAGCTTTGCGATCGCTCTGTTTGATGGTGGTCTTTAAGTTGCCGTACCCGTCAATGTAGGCGATACAGTTCTCTGGAATGTCTGGAATGTCAGTGGGATCAAGAACATCATCTAGAGCTTCTGGTTGTCCTAGGGCGATCGCAGCAGCGGCTTGAGGAAAGAGATCTCGCGATCGAAATTGGGAACCCTCGGCGGCAACTGCGGCCCAACGTAACTCTACTGCGGCATCCCGCACAAAGGAGAAGGCGTGACCTGCGTTGACTCCAATCACCCGTACCCCATTGGGTAGGCGAGCAAAGGCTAGACGCTCTCCTGCATTGGCGGTGCGGGCTTGGTCATCATCTTGTCGGGGCGCGACGTTGTGGTAAATAATGGTGCCAGCAGGTGCTTCATTGAGACCTAGTTGGGCTACACAAAAACCAGCCGCTAAGGTGGAAAAAGCAGGGACGGGTGTGAGCACAAGTTCGGCATCGGGTAAGTGGAGCTTGATGCGTTGCACGACTTCTGCAAAGGCAAGGTCACCTAGACCATAGTCGGCGATGATGTGGATCAGCATAGGTTTATTACAAGCTGTTTTCTTACCTTAATGCGGCACCTGGGTTTGATCCTCAATCTAGGGGTGGGTGCTGGAGGTGAGCGATCGCTTGTTTTGGAAAGATTTAAGAAATTGGGGGCACCTGCCCCCAAACCCCCGCTGAGGGACGGCTGCGTCCCCCAGACCCCCTCCAGACGAGTTTGAGTGTAGGTGTTTCGATAGGAATGGCAGGTTGCTACAGGTTGGAAGGATATTTTCTAGAGAGAGTTCAACCTGTATTTCTCCTCAACGCTTCATTTCATCAAGCTGTTTCCAGCGCCACTAGATCTACTCACGGAATACCAACGGAGAAAATAATTCAAGGCTGCAATTGATTGAGTTTCTTCTGAGCAGATTGCGATAATGCTTGGGCTTCAGCATAAGCAGTTGTTCCAGACTGTACCTTACCGAGTTCATCTACAATGCCTTGTAGTTGACTGAGGAGATAACCACGATTAGTCGATAAGTTTGCATCAGTAGATGCCAAAACTGCTCGCGTTGTCCTTTTTGCCTCTTCTAGGGCTTCTACAGAATTGCGCTCAGCTTCTAGTCGAATGCGTACGATCGCCAAGTTTTTCTTATAGTCTGCTAATAGAGACCGGGAGGCTACATAGCCAGGATCAGCTAAACCAGCTTGCTCCACTTGGGTAATCGCATCTTCCCATAACCCCACTATCTGCTCCCACTCTGCTGCTGGATGGGGAGGATTTTGTCCGAGCTGTGCAGCTCTCAAGGCTAACTGCTTTCCAGCATTCATCAATGTATCGGTGCGAGCATTACCAGCGGTAAAACCTGTGACTTGCTCAAAATCCCGTTGATTGGCAACTAATTGGGTTTGAGCCATTCGACCTGCTAAGGTTGCAGAGGGAACTTGTTGCAATTGATCAATCGCCGTTTGCCAGTCAGCGATCGCGTCTGCTTTGGCGGCAGAAGCTTTGGCTTGTTGATATTCCTGCTTGGCAGTATTCAGGGCTTTGTCGCTTGCTGCTAATTGGGTTTGGGCGTTCTGCTCCTGAAAAACTTTGGCCTCCATGCGTCCAACACTTTTGCGGGCTGTTTCAAACTCATCTAGAGTA
This is a stretch of genomic DNA from Trichocoleus desertorum ATA4-8-CV12. It encodes these proteins:
- a CDS encoding polysaccharide biosynthesis tyrosine autokinase, whose translation is MQMEPYSYPLVPGQPQPAGEMQPHALPLTYYAPQPYYAKDELDLKNFLEVLRRRALVVASVAIAVTATTWGWTWTRTPIYKGDFQVLVEPITDTQTPQKLLQDNQSVLQPTFDYATQIEVLRSPELLAPIVLQLQKQYPDLSYASLVQNLTISQLSNTKILLVSYRDSDPKKVQTVLENLSTLYLNYGVQQRQVSLQQGTQFVDEQLPKLRERVSTLQKQLEDFRQRYSLIDPELRGNELSELISDVEKQQQEARTQLVEAQSLYTTLYNQVGYRPAEAIAASSLSESPRYQQLLNQIQEVEAQTAVELARFQPTSPNIQILEDKKQQLEALLDEESQKVLGNQSRPSGADGNLTSISLDLSKQLVNTANQVQVLQMRNLALAEVERNLKQNFELVPALARQYTDLQRELKVATESLNRFLGTKETLQIEAAQKAIPWQVISAPQEPQQPISPNTPRNLALGVVAGLLLGTGAALLSEKLDNVFHSPTDLKDLTRLPLLGVVPFQKRLPEPNYGDVTPRFTLPEHQNLTLEPGQLQLDENLSAFPAASPSHYTASPFLESFRSLYTNVRLLGSDTPVRSLVIGSAVPAEGKSTISLQLAKAAAAMGQRVLLVDADMRRPQVHTYLGLANMRGLSHLIATNVTAEEVIQRSPTDENLFIITAGQIPPDPTKLLSSKKMQNLMAELQESFDLVIYDTPPVLGLADSSILATYTDGIIMVVGLGKTDRSTLAMALDGLKIASTPVLGIVANGIKGYTTQSYDYYNRYYTQKRDSAPLEVL
- a CDS encoding glycosyltransferase family 4 protein, which encodes MKNCSNPDSDRALHLSIITQFYPPDYAATGQLIEELAFQLGQQEIEVQIFTGQPGYAFQHKSAPAAESLEKVSIRRSRTTQIWPQRIRGKVISGLLFCLRSGVHLLKHSQRGNVLLVTTAPPYLPILGLLANLCFKLPYICLVYDLYPDVAIQLNVVSQKHWVAQLWHAINRAVWGRSQQIIVLSPTMKQRIVNRYPALADKISVIHSWADPNTIVPIAKQDNWFATQHHLTEKFTVLYSGNVGRCHDMETILKAANYLQNEAIQFVFIGSGAQYQACVEQAKSSGLSNCLFLPYQDKQTLPYSLTACDLSLVSISPGMEGLVAPSKLYGTLAAGRPVAIICEPHSYLRQILAAADCGRAFVNGDGQGLAHFIRDLAQNTELGVQLGAAGRRYLMNHFTPEIIANQYSTVIKAQTKAPSPISVETDSSSSPYFRLSRPWLSRLGFSRKG
- a CDS encoding c-type cytochrome encodes the protein MKQLLALLLAIALILTAAPSSASATDISQGAEIFQVHCAGCHINGGNIIRRGKTLKQKALKKYGVDSLAAIATLVTNGKNNMPAFQERLSEVQIQAVSAYVLEAAAKDWR
- a CDS encoding serine hydrolase, which produces MQTVAKFPWFVSGLVGSLLLSAPAQADVLQSWRFDARQNQLELATDEGVQPTAQLIANPTRIVIDLPGIRLGRPKSSQMIGGTVQAVRTGQFNAQTARLVVELAPGYTVDPQQVQVRGSSSTRWTVKLPTPQATTAIATPISHVPQAIATIAPPPETFGGLIPAGRPLTWLQQRVASLRTSKYSSLRSGISFLDMETGNYLDLNGDKVYATASIIKLPILIAFFQDVDAGKIKLNETLTMTRDMVVGGSGEMQDLPVGSKFTALETATKMITISDNTATNMIIKRMGGIQVINQRFRSWGLEKTVIRNWLPDLRGTNTTTARELTRLLAMLDQQKLLSPKSQTQAIGILQRVKNRKLLPVGLGRGATIAHKTGDIGFLLGDAGIVVMPNGKHYMAAVLVESAYDDPAARDFIQDVSRIVYTYLDQATRTASVNQPNP
- the menH gene encoding 2-succinyl-6-hydroxy-2,4-cyclohexadiene-1-carboxylate synthase; translation: MAEATILNPDHEPYQWHYSFQGNLDQPLILFLHGFLGDCHDFDPVISLLADQFCCLTVDLPGHGKTEVRGGDKFYTMSQTAQGLIQLLEQLTISTCSLVGYSMGGRLALYLALHFPQFFHRVVLESTSPGLQTAAERSQRRKHDTQLADQLETEDFSNFLRRWYSQPLFASLQQHPDFEQIVKHRLNNHPKALAQSLRYMGTGHQPALWQRLPENQLPLLLLVGEQDAKFRAVNTEMAGLCPQAKLRILGDCGHNIHWENPSLFAQQVGEFLAIAPDTSKDTQRQNLCNINI
- a CDS encoding SAM-dependent chlorinase/fluorinase: MLIHIIADYGLGDLAFAEVVQRIKLHLPDAELVLTPVPAFSTLAAGFCVAQLGLNEAPAGTIIYHNVAPRQDDDQARTANAGERLAFARLPNGVRVIGVNAGHAFSFVRDAAVELRWAAVAAEGSQFRSRDLFPQAAAAIALGQPEALDDVLDPTDIPDIPENCIAYIDGYGNLKTTIKQSDRKAQVGSEISVQIGDAEQAAIASDGSFAVEPGQIAFAAGSSGWTNPQGEETQWMELFLRGHSAWEAFGKPAVGSQIQIQERILAGNSSPA